The following proteins are co-located in the Desulfonauticus submarinus genome:
- a CDS encoding DUF3343 domain-containing protein produces MFNFLKVWIKNIERFWKNKNFQAKDKGILVFSNTSEVIAGERILKEEGVNVRVIGPPAEIRTGCDLGLEIELIEVPRCITHLKKRGLEPLDFFPFSTSLRPVNVFQVKDFGNFLMVRAANMKLTIDKHTLVIVNVSGGGCPDVPYLAFALVGKKITEISNPKKLSHTLCGYALGMAFEELKKKCLS; encoded by the coding sequence ATGTTCAACTTTTTAAAAGTATGGATAAAAAACATTGAGAGGTTTTGGAAGAATAAAAACTTTCAAGCTAAGGATAAGGGAATTCTTGTTTTTTCTAATACAAGTGAAGTTATAGCTGGCGAAAGAATATTAAAAGAAGAAGGTGTAAACGTTCGGGTAATTGGTCCTCCAGCAGAAATAAGAACAGGATGTGATTTAGGGTTAGAGATAGAATTAATAGAAGTTCCTAGATGCATAACACATTTAAAAAAAAGAGGATTAGAACCTCTTGATTTTTTCCCATTTTCTACGTCTTTAAGGCCTGTTAATGTGTTTCAAGTGAAAGATTTTGGGAATTTTTTAATGGTTAGAGCAGCTAATATGAAGCTAACTATAGATAAACATACACTTGTAATTGTTAATGTGTCAGGAGGAGGTTGTCCGGATGTACCTTACCTTGCTTTTGCTCTTGTAGGGAAAAAGATTACTGAGATTTCAAATCCTAAGAAATTGAGTCATACTTTGTGCGGTTATGCTTTAGGTATGGCATTTGAGGAGCTTAAGAAGAAGTGTTTATCCTAG
- a CDS encoding ABC transporter permease — MFRENKKIFIGIMILLAMFTIFIVGPLFSPYTYESQNIYNRLKPPSLKHPFGTDQFGRDIFTRIMYGGRISFSIAFMTMLGSFLLGTIVGIISGYFGGFVEEILMMISDIILSLPSLIVILALVSFLGTSLLNIIYILAIMSWPKYARLVRASVIEIKNEDFVFLTNLMGAKPFYIISRHILPHAIIPTLTLASFDFGRKVVSIAGLGFLGVGIQPPTPEWGMMIREGFSYIFTAPHLILAPGGMTVITLISSNLLGEGIQESLNRNLNLAEI, encoded by the coding sequence ATGTTTAGAGAAAATAAAAAAATTTTTATTGGAATAATGATATTATTGGCTATGTTTACTATTTTTATAGTTGGTCCATTATTTAGTCCTTATACTTACGAATCTCAAAATATTTATAATAGATTAAAACCCCCTAGTTTAAAACATCCTTTCGGAACAGACCAATTTGGGCGAGACATATTTACTAGAATTATGTATGGAGGAAGAATATCATTTTCCATAGCGTTTATGACAATGCTAGGATCATTCTTACTCGGTACTATTGTAGGTATTATATCGGGGTATTTTGGTGGATTTGTTGAAGAGATTTTAATGATGATTAGTGATATAATATTATCTTTGCCTAGTTTAATTGTAATTTTGGCCTTAGTTAGTTTTTTAGGCACTTCCCTTTTAAATATTATTTATATTTTGGCTATTATGTCGTGGCCTAAATATGCTCGGTTAGTTAGAGCTTCTGTTATAGAAATTAAAAATGAAGATTTTGTTTTCTTAACAAACCTAATGGGAGCAAAGCCTTTTTATATTATATCCAGACATATATTGCCACATGCTATAATTCCTACCTTAACGCTTGCTTCTTTTGATTTTGGACGTAAGGTTGTTTCAATTGCTGGTTTAGGTTTTTTAGGAGTAGGAATTCAACCACCTACTCCAGAATGGGGTATGATGATAAGAGAGGGATTTTCTTATATCTTTACAGCTCCTCATTTAATTTTAGCTCCTGGGGGTATGACTGTGATTACTTTAATATCTTCAAATTTATTAGGAGAGGGGATTCAAGAATCTTTAAATAGAAACTTGAACCTTGCTGAAATATAA
- a CDS encoding ABC transporter substrate-binding protein, which translates to MRFIKFLLCLCLLFFAVGNGIGKELGKGMSRLVIIPSWPVKSLDPSKGGYPLLRYNIAETLVGVDKEGRLKSSLATSWSVHQDKITWEFKLRKRVKFHDNSPMDAFNVAKYLRFIFHKTGLDKLVPIKEIKASDKYTLLIVTEKPFAPLPAYLACAKTAILSTNSFDSKNNFTSPIATGPFKVVKFTSMREVLLDRFSSYWGNQAKVDKVVLKSIPDPRSRVPMILSGEVDIAQLIPPQSVLELTKFSNIKIVKYPITRVRMLQLNCLKNIFRDKRIRRALQYAINREAIDKEILDGAGMSAGALFPPLLVWSAKIKPYSYNIHQAKVLLEKAGWKDIDGDGILENTKTKEKFIIKLVTYPERAELPLIAEVLQDQFRKIGVKVELEVVKVAAIKSIRKKGDFDIILLSRGLFFIPDPDFIMMQDYYSGRKKWGWGAYGWKSQEVDCLLEQARTDFNFKNRLNMYRKVQNIIYNESPVIFIDYYVNIDAIRSNISDYNGHITEFSYELNRIKK; encoded by the coding sequence ATGAGATTTATCAAGTTTTTATTGTGCCTTTGTCTTTTATTTTTCGCTGTAGGGAATGGAATAGGTAAAGAACTAGGAAAAGGAATGAGTAGACTTGTTATAATTCCAAGTTGGCCTGTGAAAAGTCTTGATCCTAGTAAAGGTGGATATCCATTATTAAGATATAATATAGCAGAAACCCTTGTTGGAGTAGATAAAGAAGGTAGGTTAAAATCCAGTTTAGCTACTTCTTGGAGTGTTCACCAGGATAAAATCACCTGGGAATTTAAACTTAGAAAAAGAGTTAAATTTCATGATAATAGCCCTATGGATGCTTTTAATGTGGCTAAATATTTGCGCTTTATTTTCCATAAAACAGGCTTAGATAAGCTTGTACCAATTAAAGAAATAAAGGCCTCTGATAAATATACTCTATTAATAGTTACAGAGAAACCCTTTGCTCCTCTTCCTGCTTATTTAGCTTGTGCAAAAACAGCTATACTTTCTACCAATTCTTTTGATTCTAAGAATAATTTTACTTCTCCTATAGCCACAGGTCCTTTTAAAGTTGTAAAATTTACTTCTATGAGAGAGGTTCTATTGGATAGATTTTCTTCTTATTGGGGAAATCAAGCTAAAGTTGATAAAGTTGTTTTAAAAAGTATTCCAGATCCAAGGAGCAGAGTACCCATGATTTTGTCTGGGGAAGTAGATATTGCTCAACTTATTCCTCCTCAAAGTGTATTAGAATTAACTAAGTTTTCCAATATTAAGATTGTGAAATATCCAATAACAAGAGTTCGAATGTTACAACTTAATTGTTTAAAAAATATTTTTAGAGATAAAAGAATTAGACGTGCCCTCCAATATGCAATTAACAGAGAAGCGATAGATAAAGAGATATTAGATGGAGCTGGTATGTCTGCCGGAGCTTTATTTCCTCCTCTGCTGGTATGGTCTGCTAAAATTAAACCCTATTCTTATAATATTCATCAGGCTAAAGTTTTATTAGAAAAGGCTGGCTGGAAAGACATAGATGGGGATGGTATTCTTGAAAATACAAAAACAAAAGAAAAATTTATTATAAAATTAGTTACTTATCCAGAAAGAGCAGAATTGCCTCTTATTGCAGAAGTTTTGCAGGATCAATTTAGAAAAATAGGTGTAAAAGTCGAGTTAGAGGTAGTAAAAGTAGCAGCAATAAAATCTATTCGTAAAAAAGGTGATTTTGATATAATTTTACTTAGTAGGGGATTATTTTTTATTCCTGATCCTGATTTTATTATGATGCAAGATTATTATTCAGGACGTAAAAAGTGGGGATGGGGAGCATATGGTTGGAAGAGCCAAGAAGTAGATTGTTTATTAGAGCAAGCAAGAACTGATTTTAATTTTAAAAATAGATTAAATATGTATCGTAAAGTTCAAAATATTATTTACAACGAATCTCCTGTGATATTTATAGATTATTACGTAAATATTGATGCCATAAGAAGTAATATATCTGATTATAATGGTCATATAACTGAATTTAGTTATGAATTGAATAGGATAAAAAAATAA
- a CDS encoding sulfurtransferase TusA family protein yields the protein MADTVDARGLSCPQPVILALDKMKELGKGEFEIILDTRTALENVSRAAGSKGWEVEIKEESEEIIVLKIKK from the coding sequence ATGGCAGATACAGTAGATGCACGAGGGCTTTCTTGTCCTCAACCTGTTATTTTGGCTTTAGATAAAATGAAAGAATTGGGAAAAGGAGAGTTTGAAATAATTTTAGATACTAGGACTGCCTTAGAAAATGTAAGTAGGGCTGCTGGTTCAAAAGGTTGGGAAGTAGAAATTAAAGAAGAGAGTGAAGAAATAATTGTCTTAAAAATTAAAAAATAA
- the ilvD gene encoding dihydroxy-acid dehydratase, with product MNSDKITKGLEKAPHRSLLHALGLTKEELKLPLIGVVNAASEVVPGHIHLDKISQAVKDGIRLAGGVPLEFPVIGVCDGIAMNHEGMRFSLPSRELIADSIEIMATAHAFDGLVFIPNCDKIIPGMLMAMLRLNLPAILISGGPMLAGKFKGQTVDLISVFEGVGKVKSGQMTEKELSALEIKACPGCGSCSGMFTANSMNCLAEAVGLALPGNGTIPAISSERIHLAKQAGMQVMSLVKEQICPRDILKKENILNGVSVDMALGCSTNTVLHLPAIFKEANLDLSLDIFDQISKKTPNLCKLSPAGPHHLEDLYLAGGVYGVMKELSKKGLLHLETKTVLNKTLGEILQDIEVQNYEIIRSIENPYSSEGGIAILYGNLAPEGAVVKQSAVAPEMMVRTGKAKVFNSEEEATTALLEGKIQKGDVLVIRYEGPKGGPGMREMLTPTSVIAGLGLDKDVALLTDGRFSGGTRGAAIGHISPEAYEGGTIALVQDGDKILIDIPNRKLELLVSEKELNQRRQNFKPLQKEIRSPFLKRYQKLASSASKGAVFK from the coding sequence ATGAATAGCGACAAGATTACTAAGGGTTTAGAAAAGGCACCGCATCGTTCTTTACTTCATGCCCTTGGGTTAACCAAAGAAGAGCTAAAACTCCCTCTAATTGGGGTTGTAAATGCTGCAAGTGAAGTCGTCCCAGGACATATCCATTTAGATAAAATCAGCCAAGCTGTAAAAGATGGAATACGTTTAGCAGGAGGAGTGCCTTTAGAATTTCCTGTGATAGGCGTTTGTGATGGCATTGCCATGAATCATGAGGGCATGCGTTTTAGCCTACCAAGTAGAGAACTGATCGCTGATTCTATTGAAATTATGGCAACAGCCCATGCTTTTGACGGCTTAGTCTTTATACCTAACTGCGATAAGATTATTCCTGGAATGCTTATGGCCATGTTACGTCTTAACCTGCCCGCTATCTTAATAAGTGGTGGCCCAATGTTAGCAGGAAAATTTAAAGGCCAGACAGTAGATCTCATTTCTGTTTTTGAAGGTGTAGGTAAAGTAAAGTCAGGTCAAATGACAGAAAAAGAACTATCTGCTTTAGAAATAAAGGCTTGTCCTGGCTGTGGTTCTTGTTCTGGAATGTTTACTGCGAACTCCATGAATTGTTTGGCAGAAGCGGTTGGCTTGGCCCTACCAGGTAACGGAACGATTCCTGCCATAAGTAGTGAACGCATTCATTTAGCTAAACAAGCAGGAATGCAAGTTATGAGTTTAGTAAAGGAACAAATTTGTCCTAGGGATATTTTAAAAAAAGAAAACATTCTAAATGGTGTTAGTGTAGATATGGCTTTAGGATGTTCTACTAATACTGTTCTTCACTTACCAGCGATTTTTAAAGAAGCAAATTTAGATCTAAGTTTAGATATATTTGATCAAATCAGCAAAAAAACACCTAATTTATGCAAACTCTCACCTGCAGGTCCCCATCATTTAGAAGATCTCTATCTTGCAGGTGGAGTATATGGAGTAATGAAAGAGCTAAGTAAAAAAGGCTTATTACATTTAGAGACAAAGACTGTTTTAAACAAAACATTAGGAGAAATTCTACAAGATATAGAGGTCCAAAATTATGAAATAATAAGATCCATAGAAAATCCTTATTCCTCTGAGGGAGGTATTGCTATTCTATATGGCAATTTAGCTCCTGAAGGCGCTGTAGTAAAGCAATCAGCTGTTGCCCCAGAAATGATGGTTCGCACAGGCAAAGCAAAAGTTTTTAACAGTGAAGAAGAAGCAACAACTGCCTTACTAGAAGGGAAAATTCAAAAAGGAGATGTGCTGGTAATACGCTACGAAGGACCAAAAGGAGGTCCAGGAATGAGAGAAATGCTTACTCCTACTTCTGTAATTGCAGGACTGGGATTGGATAAAGACGTAGCCCTTCTTACTGATGGAAGATTCAGTGGAGGAACAAGAGGAGCAGCCATAGGTCATATTTCTCCTGAAGCCTATGAAGGAGGAACCATTGCCTTGGTTCAAGACGGAGATAAAATTTTAATAGATATTCCAAATCGCAAGTTGGAATTATTGGTCTCTGAAAAGGAATTAAATCAAAGAAGACAAAATTTTAAACCTCTTCAAAAAGAAATACGATCACCTTTTTTAAAAAGATATCAAAAATTGGCCAGCTCTGCTAGCAAGGGAGCAGTTTTTAAGTAA
- the yedE gene encoding YedE family putative selenium transporter — MRKNFFSSSLGIVVVGAIIGVLAPILQKLGNPPNMGICVACFERDIAGALGLHRAAVVQYMRPEIIGFVLGSLLAAFLFREFKPRSGSAPLVRFVLGVFAMIGALVFLGCPWRALLRLAGGDGNALFGLAGLVVGIWIGTLFFKKGYSLGRSYNTYSSVGLIFPLIMLGFFILMIVSPQIVGVNKSGVLFYSIKGPGAMHAPLLISLAIGLLIGFLAQRSRFCTMGAFRDFILFRQSHLLLGVIALVIAAFLTNLVLSQFHPGFYHQPVAHSNWFWNFTGMVLAGLAFALAGGCPGRQLFLAGEGDSDAGVFVLGMIVGAAFAHNFGLASSPKGIGPHAMVAVIVGLVFCLLVGFTMRRKIN, encoded by the coding sequence ATGAGGAAAAATTTTTTTAGTTCCAGTTTAGGTATTGTAGTTGTAGGTGCGATCATAGGAGTGTTAGCGCCTATTTTGCAAAAACTAGGTAACCCTCCTAATATGGGGATTTGTGTGGCTTGTTTTGAGCGAGACATTGCTGGCGCCTTAGGTTTGCATCGAGCTGCAGTTGTTCAATACATGAGGCCAGAGATTATAGGATTTGTTTTAGGTTCTCTTCTAGCAGCTTTTTTGTTTAGAGAATTTAAACCTAGGTCAGGTTCTGCGCCTTTAGTTAGGTTTGTTTTAGGTGTTTTTGCCATGATTGGCGCACTAGTCTTTTTAGGATGCCCTTGGCGAGCTTTATTACGCTTAGCTGGGGGCGATGGCAATGCTCTTTTTGGATTAGCTGGATTAGTGGTAGGAATATGGATTGGTACTTTATTTTTTAAAAAAGGTTATAGTTTAGGACGGAGCTATAATACTTATTCTTCTGTAGGTTTGATTTTTCCTCTAATAATGTTGGGTTTTTTTATTTTAATGATTGTTTCGCCTCAAATTGTAGGAGTTAATAAAAGTGGAGTATTATTTTATAGTATTAAAGGACCAGGAGCTATGCATGCTCCATTATTAATTTCTCTCGCAATTGGTTTACTTATTGGCTTTTTAGCCCAAAGAAGTCGTTTTTGTACTATGGGAGCTTTTAGAGATTTTATTTTGTTTAGACAATCTCATTTGCTTTTAGGTGTTATTGCTCTTGTTATTGCTGCTTTTCTTACTAACTTAGTATTGAGTCAATTTCATCCAGGTTTCTATCATCAACCAGTAGCTCATTCCAATTGGTTTTGGAATTTTACAGGAATGGTTTTAGCAGGTCTTGCCTTTGCTTTGGCAGGAGGTTGTCCTGGAAGACAACTTTTTTTGGCTGGTGAGGGTGATAGTGACGCAGGAGTGTTTGTTTTGGGTATGATTGTAGGAGCTGCTTTTGCTCATAATTTTGGTTTGGCTAGCTCTCCAAAAGGCATTGGTCCTCATGCTATGGTAGCTGTAATTGTGGGATTAGTTTTTTGTCTTTTAGTAGGTTTCACCATGAGAAGGAAGATAAATTAA
- a CDS encoding class I SAM-dependent methyltransferase codes for MWTKQEILNYEKWLESKQGNFILKQEKRLLGHLISSWPRRKQSFIDLGCGPGSFLNFFWKSGFEVHGVDKEPEMLKIARKRTKNKFPLTLADLTHLPFDDNEFDFGALILVLEFSPKPDLILQEAKRVIKKGLLLAFLNKYSFYFLEKGISRSHKPQSPLKKAHWFSWLEVKRLIAQNLKPEEIYAKSILPLPTSCWKETPFLKPFNNFFYPPIIGAFVGVRIEFLKTATISHPLLVSENSPCPPI; via the coding sequence ATGTGGACAAAACAAGAAATTCTTAATTATGAAAAGTGGTTAGAAAGCAAACAAGGAAATTTTATATTAAAACAAGAAAAAAGACTCTTAGGACATCTTATCTCTTCTTGGCCAAGAAGAAAACAATCGTTTATCGATCTAGGGTGTGGCCCAGGAAGCTTTTTAAACTTTTTTTGGAAGTCTGGTTTTGAGGTACATGGCGTAGATAAAGAACCAGAAATGCTCAAAATTGCTCGGAAAAGAACAAAAAATAAATTTCCTCTTACCCTGGCTGATCTTACTCATCTACCTTTTGATGACAATGAGTTTGACTTTGGAGCCTTAATCTTGGTTCTTGAATTTAGCCCAAAACCAGACCTCATTTTACAAGAAGCAAAAAGGGTTATCAAAAAAGGTCTACTCCTTGCTTTTTTAAATAAATATTCTTTTTACTTCCTGGAAAAAGGTATTTCTCGGTCCCACAAACCCCAAAGTCCACTAAAAAAAGCCCATTGGTTTTCGTGGCTAGAAGTAAAAAGATTAATTGCTCAGAATCTAAAACCAGAGGAAATATATGCCAAATCTATTTTACCCTTGCCAACTAGCTGCTGGAAAGAAACTCCCTTCTTAAAACCTTTTAACAACTTCTTTTATCCTCCTATTATAGGAGCTTTTGTAGGAGTAAGAATAGAATTCTTAAAAACAGCCACTATCTCACATCCCCTGTTAGTATCTGAAAACTCTCCATGTCCTCCTATTTAG
- a CDS encoding ABC transporter ATP-binding protein, producing the protein MSQKNILSIKNLAVQFLLDKKRIRALSSINLSIYKREILGIIGESGSGKSILALSILKLLPSNTEIKGEILFDQKNLINLSEKKLSKIRGKKIAWIPQNPDNSLNPLLQIGKQISESIKLHHKISYKQARNTTLALLELLQITPARQRINQYPFQYSGGMKQRALVAIGAATFPQLLIADEPTKGLDIVRKRETLYFLKKIKSATNASILLITHDLKFAEKICNRVAIMYCGEIIEISPASLFFNKPLHPYSIALLQALPAQGLQNIPGPLPHPLSLPKGCNFSPRCKFFTDKCLTQPPIIKIKNSYVKCWLYDNP; encoded by the coding sequence ATGTCTCAAAAAAACATATTATCTATTAAAAACCTAGCTGTTCAGTTTCTTTTAGATAAAAAAAGGATAAGGGCACTAAGTTCAATCAATCTAAGTATATATAAGCGAGAAATATTAGGAATTATCGGTGAGAGTGGCAGTGGTAAATCTATATTAGCCCTAAGTATATTAAAATTATTGCCTTCTAATACTGAAATCAAAGGAGAAATTCTTTTTGACCAAAAAAATTTAATTAACCTTTCAGAAAAAAAATTAAGTAAAATTAGAGGAAAAAAAATAGCTTGGATACCTCAAAATCCAGACAATTCTTTAAATCCTTTGCTGCAAATAGGGAAACAGATATCCGAGTCAATAAAATTACACCATAAAATAAGCTATAAACAAGCTCGCAATACAACTCTTGCTTTACTTGAACTACTCCAAATAACTCCAGCTAGACAAAGAATAAATCAATACCCTTTTCAATATAGCGGAGGGATGAAACAAAGGGCTCTTGTTGCCATAGGAGCCGCAACTTTCCCACAATTATTAATTGCTGATGAACCCACAAAAGGTTTAGATATAGTCAGAAAAAGAGAAACTTTATATTTTCTTAAAAAAATAAAATCTGCAACTAATGCCTCTATCTTATTAATAACTCATGATTTAAAGTTTGCAGAAAAAATATGCAATAGAGTTGCTATTATGTATTGTGGAGAGATAATTGAAATAAGCCCCGCTTCTTTATTTTTCAATAAACCTTTACACCCCTATTCGATTGCTCTTCTCCAGGCTCTTCCTGCTCAAGGTTTACAGAATATTCCAGGCCCTCTACCACACCCTTTATCCCTGCCCAAGGGATGCAATTTCTCCCCCCGATGTAAATTTTTTACAGATAAATGTCTTACCCAACCGCCTATAATCAAGATAAAAAATTCCTATGTAAAATGTTGGTTATATGATAATCCTTAG
- a CDS encoding ABC transporter permease, with the protein MCFRRLFLFILTLILLSIVSFSLFLLTPGDPADLIAWQRMGGEFPPPEVVEKVREELNLNASPFVLYTRWLKNYLHGNWGRSFVSGEEVSKLVKERFFMTCILAFFAFLISLPISISTGFICGIYRNKLIDTVLLVILSLCDALPNFFLGIVLMIIFSIQLGILPAAGAEMPKCLILPAFTLAVGYIAVISRVTRVSVINVLTKEYILFAQSKGLGRWLIFKRYIFRNALIPVITCIGLELGWLLEGSVIVETIFGWPGLGMLLENALLSKDLPVIQACIIVVGFVFALINLLTDISYFVINPEAKYKNV; encoded by the coding sequence ATGTGTTTTAGAAGATTATTTTTATTTATTTTAACACTTATATTATTATCAATAGTTTCATTCTCTCTTTTTCTTTTAACTCCAGGAGATCCTGCAGATTTAATAGCTTGGCAGAGAATGGGGGGAGAATTCCCCCCTCCTGAAGTTGTTGAGAAAGTTAGGGAAGAACTCAACTTAAATGCCTCCCCTTTTGTACTTTATACTAGGTGGTTAAAAAACTATCTTCATGGCAATTGGGGAAGATCGTTTGTTTCTGGTGAAGAGGTGAGTAAATTAGTAAAAGAACGTTTTTTTATGACATGTATTTTAGCGTTCTTTGCTTTTTTAATTTCATTGCCAATTTCTATTAGTACTGGTTTTATATGTGGAATATATAGAAATAAACTTATAGATACAGTTTTATTAGTTATTTTGTCTTTATGTGATGCATTGCCTAATTTTTTTTTAGGTATAGTTTTGATGATAATTTTTTCCATTCAGCTTGGAATATTACCAGCAGCAGGAGCAGAGATGCCAAAATGCTTAATTTTACCCGCATTCACATTAGCAGTTGGATATATAGCTGTAATTTCTAGAGTAACTCGGGTGAGTGTAATTAATGTTTTAACAAAAGAATATATTCTTTTTGCTCAATCTAAAGGGTTAGGAAGATGGTTGATTTTTAAACGTTATATATTTCGTAATGCTTTAATCCCAGTGATTACTTGTATAGGATTAGAATTAGGATGGCTTTTAGAAGGAAGTGTAATTGTAGAAACTATTTTTGGTTGGCCTGGTTTGGGGATGTTGTTAGAAAATGCTCTTTTGTCTAAAGATCTTCCTGTAATACAAGCTTGTATTATTGTAGTTGGATTTGTTTTTGCCTTAATTAATTTGCTTACAGATATTTCTTATTTTGTTATTAATCCTGAAGCAAAATATAAAAATGTTTAG
- a CDS encoding NAD(P)H-hydrate dehydratase: MFILVGTFPQEDFGLLAGKVLFDNFELKIENKIIPITRGTPALAGAVCVCCEVLNLEFPFLVLGGDIGKGNGSQKVYNYLINNLGSLKPTLIVFHYLLPNIDWEIKMLLAIEELSCQPKLIADAGHMYAAKMSGQASKYDLFTPDIGELAFLADECAPHPFYTRGFILHQEENTEELIRRSVQHKNAAKYLLVKGAKDYIVKKGEILKAVDSPCEPALEAIGGTGDTLTGIVSALVRAGFSWEESLFLGAKVNRLAGSLAKPTPATQIIDIIKKIPEALRTVLSGNKRYS; this comes from the coding sequence GTGTTTATCCTAGTTGGAACATTTCCCCAGGAGGATTTTGGTCTTTTAGCTGGTAAAGTTTTGTTTGATAATTTTGAGCTCAAGATAGAGAACAAGATTATCCCTATAACTAGAGGGACTCCTGCATTGGCCGGAGCAGTATGTGTTTGTTGTGAGGTCTTAAATCTAGAGTTCCCTTTCTTGGTTTTAGGAGGAGATATTGGCAAAGGCAATGGCAGTCAAAAAGTTTATAATTATTTAATTAATAACTTAGGAAGCTTAAAGCCTACTCTAATAGTTTTTCACTATCTTCTCCCCAATATAGATTGGGAGATAAAGATGCTTCTTGCGATTGAAGAGTTATCTTGTCAGCCGAAGTTAATTGCAGATGCTGGTCATATGTATGCTGCTAAAATGAGTGGACAAGCTTCTAAGTATGATCTTTTTACCCCAGATATTGGAGAATTAGCATTTTTGGCAGATGAATGTGCCCCACATCCTTTTTATACTAGAGGATTTATTTTGCATCAAGAAGAAAACACAGAGGAGCTTATTAGGCGTTCAGTGCAGCATAAAAATGCTGCCAAGTACCTTTTGGTAAAGGGAGCAAAAGATTATATTGTAAAGAAAGGTGAAATTTTAAAAGCAGTAGACTCTCCTTGCGAACCTGCATTAGAAGCAATAGGAGGAACAGGAGATACTTTAACAGGAATTGTCTCTGCTTTAGTTAGGGCCGGATTCTCATGGGAAGAATCTTTATTTTTGGGAGCAAAAGTAAATAGATTAGCTGGTAGCTTAGCCAAACCTACTCCAGCAACACAAATAATAGACATTATAAAGAAAATTCCTGAGGCTTTAAGGACAGTATTAAGTGGAAATAAAAGATATTCTTAA
- a CDS encoding ABC transporter ATP-binding protein, translating to MIILRAINLSKTFSKGFLKTKKTKVINNVTFNLKKGETLALIGESGSGKTILSKLLPLLIRPTSGKIIFKNLDLTTLTYNQLHKVRQKIQLIPQTPQKSLNPKWKIKKSMLEPLKIQNLSKKEIKKNLYNTFSILQLDMEYLDRYPHELSGGQLQRIIIARSLFLSPDIIVCDEITSMLDVSIQAYIVNTLLKLQKKLKTSYVFISHDIDLVKNITDKVIVIHNGEILEQGIGILENPLHPYTLFLLGKTDILSPIKLGSNLNKADHYSTCPFITKCPVRISKCFKGEPPTIKLKQRIVRCFLF from the coding sequence ATGATAATCCTTAGAGCTATCAATTTATCTAAAACATTTTCAAAAGGTTTCCTTAAAACAAAAAAAACTAAGGTAATAAACAATGTTACCTTTAATCTCAAAAAAGGAGAAACTCTTGCTTTAATCGGAGAAAGTGGAAGTGGCAAGACCATTCTCAGCAAACTATTACCACTACTTATAAGACCTACCTCTGGTAAAATAATCTTTAAAAATCTTGATCTAACGACCTTAACATATAACCAGTTGCATAAAGTACGTCAGAAAATCCAATTAATCCCTCAAACTCCTCAAAAATCATTAAATCCAAAGTGGAAGATAAAAAAAAGCATGTTAGAACCATTAAAAATACAAAATTTATCTAAAAAAGAAATAAAAAAAAATTTATATAACACTTTTTCAATTTTACAATTAGATATGGAATATCTTGATAGATATCCACATGAGCTAAGTGGAGGACAATTGCAGAGAATAATAATAGCCAGATCTTTATTTCTGTCTCCAGATATAATTGTATGCGACGAAATAACATCAATGCTAGATGTATCTATTCAGGCGTATATAGTAAATACCCTTTTAAAACTTCAAAAAAAATTGAAAACAAGCTATGTATTTATATCTCATGATATTGATTTAGTAAAAAATATAACAGATAAAGTTATTGTCATTCATAATGGAGAAATATTAGAACAAGGAATAGGAATATTAGAAAATCCATTACATCCATATACCCTATTTCTTTTAGGAAAAACCGATATTTTATCTCCTATTAAATTAGGATCTAACTTAAATAAAGCGGATCATTATTCAACATGCCCCTTTATTACTAAATGTCCTGTACGCATCTCAAAATGCTTTAAAGGCGAGCCTCCAACTATTAAATTAAAACAAAGAATAGTTCGTTGCTTTCTCTTTTAA